A genomic window from Oryctolagus cuniculus chromosome 12, mOryCun1.1, whole genome shotgun sequence includes:
- the RBM23 gene encoding probable RNA-binding protein 23 isoform X3: protein MSSKGKRLKRTVLAIPPAAPATVAVVPVGAPPLGRQARRRGVGAIAEAGIESAVAAETGTGIDGETVGAEVENASVIAVAVAEAGTVGIVVSHEVGTGVVRTEPRYGQSKSPHIREKSPVRQPVDNLSPEERDARTVLCMQLAARIRPRDLEDFFSAVGKVRDVRIISDRNSRRSKGIAYVEFCDIQAVPLAIGLTGQRLLGVPIMVQASQAEKNRLAAMANNLQKGSGGPLRLYVGSLHFNITEDMLRGIFEPFGKIDNIVLMKDSDTGRSKGYGFITFSDSECGRRALEQLNGFELAGRPMRVGHVTERPDGTTDITFPDGDQELDLGSPGGRLQLMAKLAEGSGIQLPTTAVAAAAAQAAALQLNGAVPLGALNPAALTALSPALNLASQAIASQCFQLSSLFTPQTM from the exons GAAGAAGAGGAGTCGGAGCCATAGCAGAAGCAGGGATAGAAAGCGCAG TCGCAGCCGAGACCGGGACCGGCATAGACGGAGAAACAGTCGGAGCCGAAGTCGAGAACGCCAGCGTCATCGCCGTAGCCGTAGCCGAAGCTGGGACCGTCGGCATAGTAGTGAGTCACGAAGTCGGGACCGGCGTCGTGAGGACCGA GCCCAGGTATGGCCAGAGTAAGAGTCCTCACATCAGAGAGAAGAGCCCAGTCAG GCAGCCAGTGGATAACCTGAGCCCTGAGGAGCGTGATGCCCGCACAGTTCTCTGCATGCAGTTGGCTGCCCGCATTCGGCCTCGAGACTTGGAGGACTTTTTCTCTGCTGTTGGCAAG GTTCGCGATGTGCGGATCATCTCAGATCGGAACTCACGTCGTTCTAAGGGCATTGCCTATGTGGAATTCTGTGACATCCAGGCTGTGCCACTGGCCATTGGACTGACTGGGCAACGGCTGCTGGGGGTCCCTATCATGGTACAGGCCTCACAG gctGAGAAAAACCGACTGGCAGCCATGGCCAACAACCTGCAGAAGGGCAGTGGTGGACCACTGCGCCTCTATGTGGGCTCCCTGCACTTCAATATCACTGAGGACATGCTCCGGGGCATCTTTGAGCCCTTTGGCAAA ATTGATAATATTGTCCTGATGAAGGATTCAGATACAGGCCGCTCTAAAGGTTATGGTTTCATTACG TTCTCCGATTCTGAGTGTGGCCGGCGGGCCCTGGAACAGTTGAATGGCTTTGAGCTTGCTGGTCGACCTATGAGGGTTGGCCACGTGACTGAGCGACCGGATGGTACCACAGATATCACTTTTCCTGATGGGGaccaggagctggatctgggATCACCAGGTGGACGATTGCAGCTTATGGCCAAACTAGCAGAAG GCTCTGGAATCCAGCTGCCAACCACagcagtggctgctgctgctgcccaggctgcTGCCTTGCAGCTGAATGGAGCAGTTCCCTTGGGGGCCCTGAACCCAGCAGCTCTGACTG ctctgagtCCAGCCCTGAACCTCGCCTCCCAGGCAATTGCCTCCCAGTGCTTCCAGCTCTCCAGCCTCTTCACCCCCCAGACCAT GTAA